Part of the Zingiber officinale cultivar Zhangliang chromosome 6A, Zo_v1.1, whole genome shotgun sequence genome, TCATAGAATCTGAACTCTCATCTCAGCTGTCCCCTCaaggttctttttattttcttttggtcTTATTTATTTTGATCATCGATCTTCATTAATTGCATGGATTCCAAGAGCTTGGTGTTCTTTTCCTTGGCCTTTCTAAGTGTATATGTGAAATAATTATTAGGTGACATAAGGGCtcggagaaggaggaagaaggtgaaggGAGAAGAGGCGAAGAAGCGAAGGTTGAGCGAGGAGCAAGTGAAGTTCTTAGAGATGAGTTTTAAGGATGAGAGGAAGTTGGAGTCAGGAAGGAAGGTACACTTGGCTGCTGAGCTTGGTCTTGACCCCAAGCAGGTCGCTGTCTGGTTCCAAAACCGGCGAGCACGACACAAGAGCAAGCAGGTGGAGGAGGCCTTTGTCAAGCTGAAGATGGCACACGACTTGGCCGTAATTGAGAAATGCCACCTAGAGAACGAGGTACTCAATTTCAATTGATCTAGATTTTTGAATCAATGTTGATTCGACATCATCACTATGATTATCAAGTTATTTTTGTTTTAACGATTTAGGATCGACTTGCTTAGGTGATGAATCTGAAGGAGAAGCTAAAGGAAGCTGAGGAAGAGATAAGGAAGTTGTCAATGGGGGATTGTTTCAGTGGAGGCAACATCAATAGAAGTGGTAGCCCAAGCTCGAGCTTCTCCAACGCAAGCCACcgaccaattgttggatcggagTTTGGAAGCAAGGGAAAAGATGAACTAATTTATTTGCAAGAATATGACAACTTCTACATGACAATGGAGTGGGCTACTTTGTATGAAGATGTGTAAAATTATTAGTTTTTGGTTAATATCTTTATTATTAGTCATGTGATTAATCCTTATGAATTGTGATCCTTCCACTTAGTAATTATTCTCCTTTTTGGCAAAGATTTGTATTCCATGAGTGCTCGAAGTCCATGCTTGCTTGCTTTGAACACTAAATCATAGGTGAATAATTCAACATTATCACTACAAGATATTAAAGTCGTGAACATTGTTGGGTAGttttattgaaaaataaatttgctatgtttcatgatggttcaaaatttataaaaaattacttATATTCTAAGAGTTAAATCTATTTGTAAGAGTCATGTTTAGTCCATGTTGTATTTGTGAGTGTCTCGCTCTAAGCAACATGGTAAATTATACACATAAACTTTAACTACCTtttccaaacaaaaaaaaaaagtaaattatcttttttcaaaaataattttaatagagtTTCACCTAtatattataaaagaaatattggtgcaatcaacctctgaTTAAAGTTGATTATCCTCGAGTTGGTTTGaattgagtttcgatatttgattaATATCTTTGTTGATGAAAATGAGATGTTCAAGTGAAATGAGAGATTGTTGAAGGAGGAGATTGTTCGTATAATCAAGCTCAAGTTAGGTTGACTAAGATTGATTTGAATATGGATGTGAGAGAAAAAAATCAAGTAGATCAAGATTGACCAAATACTTATAGTgaagaagtccaagtggatgatgGTTGATAGAAAAATTTGATAATTAAATGTTTAATAGGGTGTTAACATGAGAGGCAAAGTCCAAGAGAGTCATTGAGGATTAGATACTTGTTGATTAAAAGTCCAATAGGAAGTTGGCAAAGACGAAGTCTAAGTAAATCATAATGGATCAAATACTTGACATAAGACGTGAGTGAGTCAAAGTTGATCGGATTTAAGTATAAGAAGAGAAGTTCCGGGCTGCTAAGATTGATCAGATACTAGGGAATAGTGAAGTCTGACAAGTCAAGGTGGATCAAATGTTTGACAAAGAAAGTCATGACTGGTCAATGTTGACTAGATATTAGGCAAAGAAAATCCTAGTAAATTGAGGTTAATCAAAACTATATAAAGTGAGAATTTAGCTTTGGTAAGGCTGA contains:
- the LOC121994241 gene encoding homeobox-leucine zipper protein HOX14-like — protein: MSKSSISRVEKKMVLPSLIESELSSQLSPQGDIRARRRRKKVKGEEAKKRRLSEEQVKFLEMSFKDERKLESGRKVHLAAELGLDPKQVAVWFQNRRARHKSKQVEEAFVKLKMAHDLAVIEKCHLENEVMNLKEKLKEAEEEIRKLSMGDCFSGGNINRSGSPSSSFSNASHRPIVGSEFGSKGKDELIYLQEYDNFYMTMEWATLYEDV